A stretch of the Conger conger chromosome 3, fConCon1.1, whole genome shotgun sequence genome encodes the following:
- the nudt22 gene encoding uridine diphosphate glucose pyrophosphatase NUDT22 has translation MDPEASVLLHCSPWKGLREAQVAVELSARYNRKKVAEVEEHIEEVWKERVTQEPWLFNGAKFRLFSARLTPHTSCNDVHGAGDAHHEGFRAKQENRTGMGERGIVIPCPTEEGRELEWGRGDMRERSEATKHTEEEKNNTERVSENGRMLEEDRSAQEIKCTQKDSGSRIHTEKCTLQTHPKNKETSNANCQRDNLVTCPQAQRGIERAKNPHLILQLGLTFYKDFLGTNWSRRVGALMRRGEAEFGDPHALLAQPLGVGGVLRTADGLVVLIRRSQKVAEASGLLDIPGGHPEPKAVCQGIREDSIQVDQLAESAVIRELFSSVCTEIRDEVNIPLSSLSEPVLLGIALNHTSAGRPSAEFYISCSLTSEEVKEFYWQGGPEAHESTDIVFLSEEEMMRLDEGAPLWKELCPSAKGAVMLYRLVLPDRLNESTDK, from the exons ATGGATCCTGAGGCATCTGTACTGCTGCACTGTTCGCCCTGGAAGGGCCTGAGGGAAGCACAGGTGGCAGTGGAGCTTTCAGCCAG GTATAACCGTAAGAAAGTGGCAGAGGTTGAAGAACACATTGAGGAAGTGTGGAAAGAGAGGGTGACCCAGGAACCCTGGCTCTTCAATGGAGCGAAGTTCAGACTGTTCTCTGCTCGACTCACGCCTCATACCTCCTGCAATGATGTACATGGGGCAGGAGATGCACACCACGAGGGGTTTAGAGCAAAGCAAGAAAACAGGACGGGGATGGGTGAGAGGGGTATAGTGATCCCTTGTCCCACTGAAGAAGGCAGGGAATTGGAATGGGGGAGAGGTGACATGAGAGAACGGAGTGAGGCAACTAAACACACtgaggaggagaaaaataacacagagagagtcagtgaGAATGGCAGAATGTTGGAGGAAGACAGAAGTGcacaagaaataaaatgtactcaGAAAGACTCAGGGTCACGTATACACACAGAGAAGTGTactctacagacacacccaaaaaacaaagaaacgaGCAATGCAAACTGCCAGAGGGACAATTTGGTGACATGtccacaggcacagagaggaatagagagagCTAAAAACCCTCACCTAATCCTGCAGCTCGGCCTTACCTTTTACAAAGACTTCCTGGGCACCAACTGGTCCCGGAGGGTGGGGGCACTAATGAGGCGTGGAGAGGCCGAGTTTGGGGACCCGCACGCCCTCCTGGCCCAGccactgggggtggggggtgtgctGCGGACTGCGGATGGCCTGGTGGTGTTAATCAGGAGGAGCCAGAAGGTGGCAGAGGCGTCAGGCCTACTTGATATACCCGGAGGTCACCCTGAACCCAAG GCTGTGTGTCAGGGGATTCGCGAGGACAGCATCCAGGTGGACCAGCTAGCTGAAAGCGCTGTGATCAGGGAGCTCTTCTCCTCTGTTTGCACTGAGATCAGGGATGAG GTGAACATTCCCCTCAGCTCCCTCAGTGAGCCGGTGCTGTTGGGAatcgctctcaatcacaccagCGCAGGCCGACCCAGCGCCGAGTTCTACATCAG TTGCTCTCTGACCTCTGAAGAAGTGAAGGAGTTCTATTGGCAGGGAGGCCCAGAGGCCCACGAATCTACTGACATTGTTTTTCTGAGCGAAGAG GAGATGATGCGACTGGATGAGGGTGCCCCCCTGTGGAAGGAGCTATGCCCCTCTGCAAAAGGAGCAGTGATGCTATACCGGCTCGTGCTGCCAGACAGACTGAATGAGTCCACTGACAAGTGA